In a single window of the Campylobacter hyointestinalis subsp. lawsonii genome:
- a CDS encoding phosphatidate cytidylyltransferase translates to MKNRIIVGLLLFVIFLGIALLDIFWLNFLIFGIILATAFLESLKLYKIEQKNLVFIALVFYSILPFLQGINDIFKVILLNLIIISSVLAYTKSDNMKLILPFLYPTVPIFMMFALYQNYGIECLFWLVFTIIISDTAAYFVGKYLGRHQFSASSPNKTIEGVIGGVVFGSVFGTAFAFIFVDVSYFMAASCSILLTIFGVFGDLFESYLKRRVDIKDSGALLGAHGGILDRMDGYLFGVVAMFLVLA, encoded by the coding sequence ATGAAAAATCGTATAATCGTCGGTTTATTGCTTTTTGTTATATTTTTAGGCATAGCTTTGCTCGATATATTTTGGCTTAATTTTTTGATATTTGGCATTATATTGGCTACTGCGTTTTTAGAAAGCCTAAAGCTTTATAAAATAGAGCAAAAAAATCTCGTCTTTATAGCTCTCGTTTTTTATAGTATCTTGCCATTTTTGCAAGGAATTAATGATATTTTTAAAGTAATACTTCTAAATTTAATCATCATATCGTCTGTTTTGGCATACACAAAATCAGATAATATGAAGCTTATACTACCTTTTTTGTATCCTACGGTGCCGATATTTATGATGTTTGCATTGTATCAAAACTACGGTATAGAGTGCTTGTTTTGGCTTGTTTTTACTATAATAATCAGCGACACTGCGGCGTATTTTGTCGGGAAATACCTAGGAAGACATCAGTTTTCGGCTTCTAGTCCAAATAAAACCATAGAGGGCGTTATTGGCGGAGTGGTTTTTGGTAGCGTATTTGGAACTGCATTTGCGTTTATTTTTGTTGATGTAAGCTATTTTATGGCTGCTAGTTGTTCTATTCTTTTAACTATTTTTGGTGTATTTGGTGATCTTTTTGAGAGTTATTTAAAAAGAAGAGTAGATATCAAAGATAGCGGGGCTTTACTTGGAGCTCATGGCGGTATTTTAGATAGAATGGACGGATATTTATTTGGCGTTGTGGCTATGTTTTTGGTGCTTGCATGA